The following is a genomic window from Prevotella sp. E13-17.
GCACACTTTGGGCAATAACAGATAAAAGTTTCTTCAGCTTTCTACCTGTAGAGGCAGTCATGTTGGCAAATTGCGGTATGTCAACCTCCATCGTTTGGTTGATAACTTGACGAAGTTTCAACTCAAAGTCTGAATCACTGGAGAAGGGATAATAGCCCCTCTTCAGATAGTCGCGGAACAATGGAAGCGGATGATTGACATCGGCCACAACTGCCTTCAACGCTAAGACGTCTTCTAATGTATAAATAGAAGCGTCTATGTTGTGAAACAGTTTAAGATACTCTCTGAACGATAGGCCTTGCATCATAAAGATTGGTGCTCTGCGGCTTAAGTCAGAAAAGCCTTTATATATATCGAGTACCGATGAACCTGTGAAGCCGATCTTTACATCTGGATGTGAATCGTATATCTGTTTTAACTCGCGCGACCAGTTTTCATACTTATGTATCTCGTCTATAAATATTTGCTCGCCACCTTCTTTAATAAACTCATCCACAGTGTCAACGAGATTGTGCGATGAAAAATATAAGTGGTCTGCACTTATATACAGTATGTTTCTTGAATTCCTGTGCTCCTTGATATACTGCAGAATCATTGTGGATTTACCTATACCACGTGGTCCAACAAGTCCAAACATCCTCGAATCCCAGCTAATTTGGTCAAACATATAGCGGTGAAAGGTTGAAGTGGTTTGCTTCAACTGGCCTTCCATAAATTCAATGAGCGTGATGTCCATAAGCGTTATTTCTTTATTATTTCACTGCAAATATAGTATAATTGCACTAAAGTAGTGCAGAAATCATATAAAAATTGCACTATTGTAGTGCAATTTTAACAAATAAAGGTGCTCTTATATGCATATTTACTCGCTACGAATAATAATTATTCTGAAATTGTAAATAGTAAAGCCCCGCACTGTGATAGACTCCAGTGCGGGGCTTTTGGTGTTATAACACGCGCTCTGTTTTGTTAGCGCTCTTCCAGTCTTGTATCGAAATAGACTGTCAGGGTTGGCGTGTAGGTGTTGGCCAGGCTGATGACCAGCTGACCCTTGTCG
Proteins encoded in this region:
- a CDS encoding ATP-binding protein; translation: MDITLIEFMEGQLKQTTSTFHRYMFDQISWDSRMFGLVGPRGIGKSTMILQYIKEHRNSRNILYISADHLYFSSHNLVDTVDEFIKEGGEQIFIDEIHKYENWSRELKQIYDSHPDVKIGFTGSSVLDIYKGFSDLSRRAPIFMMQGLSFREYLKLFHNIDASIYTLEDVLALKAVVADVNHPLPLFRDYLKRGYYPFSSDSDFELKLRQVINQTMEVDIPQFANMTASTGRKLKKLLSVIAQSVPFKPVMDSLSTVVGVSRNILPDYFLYIEQAGMIGQLRDNTGGIRGIGKVEKVYLDNPNIAYLLGGPTTDIGNIRETFFYNQMRIVSDVISSRISDFEIDGKTFEVGGKNKGKKQITTAKEGYIVKDDIEFGSGNIIPLWAFGLMY